One Falco peregrinus isolate bFalPer1 chromosome 6, bFalPer1.pri, whole genome shotgun sequence DNA segment encodes these proteins:
- the LOC101920111 gene encoding uncharacterized protein LOC101920111 isoform X1, whose protein sequence is MRKVFKRARGGIWHHVNKNNHRSFLHPVMKWTPAPQAASGCKAQLLPVVNNKWALPGRSAWLRTPMLLPPLSSRLLPGLPRHCSSTQPAFLRETGAQRTIHMHKMIRKITYSLGRHLPTVACGTTQVRRFLHGAYVRIQPFVQEALMKGRPVVALESTIITHGMAYPQNLRCMAREVEEIVTTNGAVPATVGILRGRIHVGLTDEELQFLASSKNVVKVSRRDLPFVLSQGLSGGTTVSGTMIVAHKAGIPVFVTGGIGGVHRGGENTLDVSADLTELGRTPVAVVSAGVKSILDIGRTLEYLETQGVCVAAFGESREFPAFFSRQSGFHAPYHVRDEEEAAELIASALGLGLSSGVLIAVPCPQERAASGQVIEEAIQQALGEARSKGITGKELTPFMLQKLNELTDGKSLDSNLALIQNNARVGSCIAVALSKLQKSRRKGHLPHQKDTAPPQPVVIGGINIDFIAKAQNPVILGGGQTNAGRVRRTFGGVGRNLADCLSRLGQTPLFLSAVGKDEHSESVLHYCHHMDMSAVLQLEGKSTATYCAVITSAGELSIGLGDMDIHHQITEQYVSQFKENLCQAPLVCIDGNVPLSTIQYVCQLAREHQLAVCYEPTDENKASKPFLSDSWKALTYISPNLQELRAINRTLGNPLPAELPSSLEDVVQTAVALACPLLAHLHCVVVTLGAHGILLCGKSLGGSILLCSGAHEQTAAASLCATHYPAIHISREEIVNVSGAGDSLMAGILAGMLAKHDTDTCVRMGLLAASLSLRSYEPISPAISTSSVSQEQVKSRSWPEVKVWKMD, encoded by the exons atgagaaaagtctTCAAAAGAGCGAGGGGAGGAATCTGGCACCATGTgaacaaaaataatcacagaagcTTTCTTCACCCCGTCATGAAATGGACCCCTGCACCCCAGGCAGCGAGCGGTTGcaaagctcagctgctgcctgtggttaATAATAAATGGGCTCTCCCAGGCAGGAGCGCCTGGCTGCGCACCCCCATGCTGCTGCCGCCCCTCTCCTCCCGCCTtctcccagggctgcccaggcaCTGCTCTAGCACCCAGCCAGCCTTCCTACGTGAGACGGGCGCCCAGAG GACCATCCATATGCACAAGATGATTAGGAAGATTACCTATAGCCTGGGAAGACACTTGCCCACTGTGGCATGTGGGACCACCCAGGTGAGAAGATTTCTGCATG GTGCTTACGTCAGAATTCAGCCCTTCGTACAGGAAGCCCTGATGAAGGGGAGACCAGTTGTAGCGCTGGAGAGCACCATCATCACACATGGGATGGCCTATCCTCAGAATCTGAGGTG CATGGCCAGAGAAGTGGAAGAAATTGTGACAACAAATGGAGCAGTGCCAGCCACTGTAGGTATTTTAAGGGGTCGAATCCATGTGGGACTCACAGATGAAGAACTTCAGTTCTTGGCAAGCAGTAAAAATGTAGTTAAAGTGTCTCGGAGAGATCTTCCTTTCGTTCTCAGCCAG GGCTTGTCTGGTGGCACGACCGTGTCTGGAACAATGATTGTTGCACACAAAGCAGGAATCCCTGTGTTTGTGACGGGTGGCATAGGAGGTGTCCATCGAGGAGGAGAGAACA CTCTGGATGTGAGTGCTGATTTGACAGAGCTAGGACGAACTCCGGTTGCTGTTGTATCTGCAGGAGTCAAGTCTATCCTTGATATTGGCAGGACACTGGAATACCTG GAGACGCAGGGAGTCTGCGTGGCTGCCTTTGGAGAGTCAAGAGAGTTCCCAGCCTTCTTCTCGCGCCAGAGCGGCTTCCATGCACCATACCACGTCCGGGACGAAGAGGAGGCAGCTGAACTCATTG CCAGTGCTCTGGGGCTAGGCCTGAGCAGCGGGGTGCTGATAGCAGTTCCCTGTCCCCAGGAGCGAGCTGCCTCAGGCCAGGTCATCGAAGAGGCCATCCAGCAAGCTCTTGGCGAAGCCAG GTCCAAAGGGATCACAGGCAAAGAACTGACCCCTTTTATGTTACAGAAGCTCAATGAATTAACTGATGGGAAATCACTGGACTCCA ACCTTGCACTGATCCAGAACAATGCCAGAGTGGGCAGCTGCATTGCGGTGGCCCTGAGCAAACTACAGAAATCCAGAAGGAAGGGTCACCTGCCTCATCAAAAGGACACAGCCCCTCCTCAGCCA GTGGTGATTGGAGGTATCAACATTGACTTTATAGCCAAGGCGCAGAACCCTGTCATCCTG GGCGGTGGGCAAACAAATGCTGGAAGAGTGAGACGAACCTTTGGTGGCGTTGGAAGAAACTTGGCAG acTGCTTAAGCCGTCTTGGACAGACTCCTCTCTTTTTATCAGCTGTGGGGAAGGATGAACATTCAGAGTCCGTCCTGCACTACTGTCACCACATG GACATGAGCGCTGTCCTTCAGCTGGAGGGGAAGAGCACAGCCACTTACTGTGCTGTGATCACTAGTGCTGGGGAGCTCAGCATCGGCTTGGGAGATATGGACATCCACCACCAGATAACAGAGCAATAC GTGTCCCAGTTCAAGGAGAACCTGTGCCAGGCACCCCTAGTTTGCATTGATGGAAATGTGCCTCTTTCCACTATTCAGTATGTCTGCCAACTAGCCAGAGAGCATCAGCTAGCAG TGTGCTATGAGCCAACAGATGAGAACAAGGCCTCTAAGCCATTCCTCTCAGACAGCTGGAAAGCGCTCACATACATTTCCCCCAACCTGCAAGAGCTAAGAGCAATAAACCGGACCCTTGGGAACCCTCTGCCAGCAG AGCTGCCATCCAGCTTGGAGGATGTTGTCCAGACTGCAGTGGCCTTGGCCTGCCCTTTGCTGGCCCACCTGCACTGTGTGGTGGTGACCCTCGGCGCTCACGGCATCCTCCTTTGTGGCAAGAGCCTAGGAGGGAGCATCTTGCTTTGTTCAGGAGCTCATGAACAG actgctgctgccagcctctgtGCCACCCACTACCCCGCCATCCACATCAGCAGGGAAGAGATAGTCAACGTCTCAGGAGCCGGCGACAG CTTAATGGCAGGAATCCTTGCAGGGATGCTTGCTAAACATGACACAGACACCTGTGTCCGGATGGGTCTGCTCGCTGCTAGCTTGTCTCTCCGTTCCTATGAGCCCATCTCCCCAGCAATCAGCACTTCCAGTGTTAGCCAGGAGCAAGTCaagagcaggagctggccaGAGGTGAAGGTATGGAAGATGGACTAG
- the LOC101920111 gene encoding uncharacterized protein LOC101920111 isoform X2, which produces MRKVFKRARGGIWHHVNKNNHRSFLHPVMKWTPAPQAASGCKAQLLPVVNNKWALPGRSAWLRTPMLLPPLSSRLLPGLPRHCSSTQPAFLRETGAQRTIHMHKMIRKITYSLGRHLPTVACGTTQVRRFLHGAYVRIQPFVQEALMKGRPVVALESTIITHGMAYPQNLSMAREVEEIVTTNGAVPATVGILRGRIHVGLTDEELQFLASSKNVVKVSRRDLPFVLSQGLSGGTTVSGTMIVAHKAGIPVFVTGGIGGVHRGGENTLDVSADLTELGRTPVAVVSAGVKSILDIGRTLEYLETQGVCVAAFGESREFPAFFSRQSGFHAPYHVRDEEEAAELIASALGLGLSSGVLIAVPCPQERAASGQVIEEAIQQALGEARSKGITGKELTPFMLQKLNELTDGKSLDSNLALIQNNARVGSCIAVALSKLQKSRRKGHLPHQKDTAPPQPVVIGGINIDFIAKAQNPVILGGGQTNAGRVRRTFGGVGRNLADCLSRLGQTPLFLSAVGKDEHSESVLHYCHHMDMSAVLQLEGKSTATYCAVITSAGELSIGLGDMDIHHQITEQYVSQFKENLCQAPLVCIDGNVPLSTIQYVCQLAREHQLAVCYEPTDENKASKPFLSDSWKALTYISPNLQELRAINRTLGNPLPAELPSSLEDVVQTAVALACPLLAHLHCVVVTLGAHGILLCGKSLGGSILLCSGAHEQTAAASLCATHYPAIHISREEIVNVSGAGDSLMAGILAGMLAKHDTDTCVRMGLLAASLSLRSYEPISPAISTSSVSQEQVKSRSWPEVKVWKMD; this is translated from the exons atgagaaaagtctTCAAAAGAGCGAGGGGAGGAATCTGGCACCATGTgaacaaaaataatcacagaagcTTTCTTCACCCCGTCATGAAATGGACCCCTGCACCCCAGGCAGCGAGCGGTTGcaaagctcagctgctgcctgtggttaATAATAAATGGGCTCTCCCAGGCAGGAGCGCCTGGCTGCGCACCCCCATGCTGCTGCCGCCCCTCTCCTCCCGCCTtctcccagggctgcccaggcaCTGCTCTAGCACCCAGCCAGCCTTCCTACGTGAGACGGGCGCCCAGAG GACCATCCATATGCACAAGATGATTAGGAAGATTACCTATAGCCTGGGAAGACACTTGCCCACTGTGGCATGTGGGACCACCCAGGTGAGAAGATTTCTGCATG GTGCTTACGTCAGAATTCAGCCCTTCGTACAGGAAGCCCTGATGAAGGGGAGACCAGTTGTAGCGCTGGAGAGCACCATCATCACACATGGGATGGCCTATCCTCAGAATCTGAG CATGGCCAGAGAAGTGGAAGAAATTGTGACAACAAATGGAGCAGTGCCAGCCACTGTAGGTATTTTAAGGGGTCGAATCCATGTGGGACTCACAGATGAAGAACTTCAGTTCTTGGCAAGCAGTAAAAATGTAGTTAAAGTGTCTCGGAGAGATCTTCCTTTCGTTCTCAGCCAG GGCTTGTCTGGTGGCACGACCGTGTCTGGAACAATGATTGTTGCACACAAAGCAGGAATCCCTGTGTTTGTGACGGGTGGCATAGGAGGTGTCCATCGAGGAGGAGAGAACA CTCTGGATGTGAGTGCTGATTTGACAGAGCTAGGACGAACTCCGGTTGCTGTTGTATCTGCAGGAGTCAAGTCTATCCTTGATATTGGCAGGACACTGGAATACCTG GAGACGCAGGGAGTCTGCGTGGCTGCCTTTGGAGAGTCAAGAGAGTTCCCAGCCTTCTTCTCGCGCCAGAGCGGCTTCCATGCACCATACCACGTCCGGGACGAAGAGGAGGCAGCTGAACTCATTG CCAGTGCTCTGGGGCTAGGCCTGAGCAGCGGGGTGCTGATAGCAGTTCCCTGTCCCCAGGAGCGAGCTGCCTCAGGCCAGGTCATCGAAGAGGCCATCCAGCAAGCTCTTGGCGAAGCCAG GTCCAAAGGGATCACAGGCAAAGAACTGACCCCTTTTATGTTACAGAAGCTCAATGAATTAACTGATGGGAAATCACTGGACTCCA ACCTTGCACTGATCCAGAACAATGCCAGAGTGGGCAGCTGCATTGCGGTGGCCCTGAGCAAACTACAGAAATCCAGAAGGAAGGGTCACCTGCCTCATCAAAAGGACACAGCCCCTCCTCAGCCA GTGGTGATTGGAGGTATCAACATTGACTTTATAGCCAAGGCGCAGAACCCTGTCATCCTG GGCGGTGGGCAAACAAATGCTGGAAGAGTGAGACGAACCTTTGGTGGCGTTGGAAGAAACTTGGCAG acTGCTTAAGCCGTCTTGGACAGACTCCTCTCTTTTTATCAGCTGTGGGGAAGGATGAACATTCAGAGTCCGTCCTGCACTACTGTCACCACATG GACATGAGCGCTGTCCTTCAGCTGGAGGGGAAGAGCACAGCCACTTACTGTGCTGTGATCACTAGTGCTGGGGAGCTCAGCATCGGCTTGGGAGATATGGACATCCACCACCAGATAACAGAGCAATAC GTGTCCCAGTTCAAGGAGAACCTGTGCCAGGCACCCCTAGTTTGCATTGATGGAAATGTGCCTCTTTCCACTATTCAGTATGTCTGCCAACTAGCCAGAGAGCATCAGCTAGCAG TGTGCTATGAGCCAACAGATGAGAACAAGGCCTCTAAGCCATTCCTCTCAGACAGCTGGAAAGCGCTCACATACATTTCCCCCAACCTGCAAGAGCTAAGAGCAATAAACCGGACCCTTGGGAACCCTCTGCCAGCAG AGCTGCCATCCAGCTTGGAGGATGTTGTCCAGACTGCAGTGGCCTTGGCCTGCCCTTTGCTGGCCCACCTGCACTGTGTGGTGGTGACCCTCGGCGCTCACGGCATCCTCCTTTGTGGCAAGAGCCTAGGAGGGAGCATCTTGCTTTGTTCAGGAGCTCATGAACAG actgctgctgccagcctctgtGCCACCCACTACCCCGCCATCCACATCAGCAGGGAAGAGATAGTCAACGTCTCAGGAGCCGGCGACAG CTTAATGGCAGGAATCCTTGCAGGGATGCTTGCTAAACATGACACAGACACCTGTGTCCGGATGGGTCTGCTCGCTGCTAGCTTGTCTCTCCGTTCCTATGAGCCCATCTCCCCAGCAATCAGCACTTCCAGTGTTAGCCAGGAGCAAGTCaagagcaggagctggccaGAGGTGAAGGTATGGAAGATGGACTAG
- the LOC101920111 gene encoding uncharacterized protein LOC101920111 isoform X3: MRKVFKRARGGIWHHVNKNNHRSFLHPVMKWTPAPQAASGCKAQLLPVVNNKWALPGRSAWLRTPMLLPPLSSRLLPGLPRHCSSTQPAFLRETGAQRTIHMHKMIRKITYSLGRHLPTVACGTTQVRRFLHGAYVRIQPFVQEALMKGRPVVALESTIITHGMAYPQNLRCMAREVEEIVTTNGAVPATVGILRGRIHVGLTDEELQFLASSKNVVKVSRRDLPFVLSQGLSGGTTVSGTMIVAHKAGIPVFVTGGIGGVHRGGENTLDVSADLTELGRTPVAVVSAGVKSILDIGRTLEYLETQGVCVAAFGESREFPAFFSRQSGFHAPYHVRDEEEAAELIASALGLGLSSGVLIAVPCPQERAASGQVIEEAIQQALGEARSKGITGKELTPFMLQKLNELTDGKSLDSNLALIQNNARVGSCIAVALSKLQKSRRKGHLPHQKDTAPPQPVVIGGINIDFIAKAQNPVILGGGQTNAGRVRRTFGGVGRNLADCLSRLGQTPLFLSAVGKDEHSESVLHYCHHMVSQFKENLCQAPLVCIDGNVPLSTIQYVCQLAREHQLAVCYEPTDENKASKPFLSDSWKALTYISPNLQELRAINRTLGNPLPAELPSSLEDVVQTAVALACPLLAHLHCVVVTLGAHGILLCGKSLGGSILLCSGAHEQTAAASLCATHYPAIHISREEIVNVSGAGDSLMAGILAGMLAKHDTDTCVRMGLLAASLSLRSYEPISPAISTSSVSQEQVKSRSWPEVKVWKMD, from the exons atgagaaaagtctTCAAAAGAGCGAGGGGAGGAATCTGGCACCATGTgaacaaaaataatcacagaagcTTTCTTCACCCCGTCATGAAATGGACCCCTGCACCCCAGGCAGCGAGCGGTTGcaaagctcagctgctgcctgtggttaATAATAAATGGGCTCTCCCAGGCAGGAGCGCCTGGCTGCGCACCCCCATGCTGCTGCCGCCCCTCTCCTCCCGCCTtctcccagggctgcccaggcaCTGCTCTAGCACCCAGCCAGCCTTCCTACGTGAGACGGGCGCCCAGAG GACCATCCATATGCACAAGATGATTAGGAAGATTACCTATAGCCTGGGAAGACACTTGCCCACTGTGGCATGTGGGACCACCCAGGTGAGAAGATTTCTGCATG GTGCTTACGTCAGAATTCAGCCCTTCGTACAGGAAGCCCTGATGAAGGGGAGACCAGTTGTAGCGCTGGAGAGCACCATCATCACACATGGGATGGCCTATCCTCAGAATCTGAGGTG CATGGCCAGAGAAGTGGAAGAAATTGTGACAACAAATGGAGCAGTGCCAGCCACTGTAGGTATTTTAAGGGGTCGAATCCATGTGGGACTCACAGATGAAGAACTTCAGTTCTTGGCAAGCAGTAAAAATGTAGTTAAAGTGTCTCGGAGAGATCTTCCTTTCGTTCTCAGCCAG GGCTTGTCTGGTGGCACGACCGTGTCTGGAACAATGATTGTTGCACACAAAGCAGGAATCCCTGTGTTTGTGACGGGTGGCATAGGAGGTGTCCATCGAGGAGGAGAGAACA CTCTGGATGTGAGTGCTGATTTGACAGAGCTAGGACGAACTCCGGTTGCTGTTGTATCTGCAGGAGTCAAGTCTATCCTTGATATTGGCAGGACACTGGAATACCTG GAGACGCAGGGAGTCTGCGTGGCTGCCTTTGGAGAGTCAAGAGAGTTCCCAGCCTTCTTCTCGCGCCAGAGCGGCTTCCATGCACCATACCACGTCCGGGACGAAGAGGAGGCAGCTGAACTCATTG CCAGTGCTCTGGGGCTAGGCCTGAGCAGCGGGGTGCTGATAGCAGTTCCCTGTCCCCAGGAGCGAGCTGCCTCAGGCCAGGTCATCGAAGAGGCCATCCAGCAAGCTCTTGGCGAAGCCAG GTCCAAAGGGATCACAGGCAAAGAACTGACCCCTTTTATGTTACAGAAGCTCAATGAATTAACTGATGGGAAATCACTGGACTCCA ACCTTGCACTGATCCAGAACAATGCCAGAGTGGGCAGCTGCATTGCGGTGGCCCTGAGCAAACTACAGAAATCCAGAAGGAAGGGTCACCTGCCTCATCAAAAGGACACAGCCCCTCCTCAGCCA GTGGTGATTGGAGGTATCAACATTGACTTTATAGCCAAGGCGCAGAACCCTGTCATCCTG GGCGGTGGGCAAACAAATGCTGGAAGAGTGAGACGAACCTTTGGTGGCGTTGGAAGAAACTTGGCAG acTGCTTAAGCCGTCTTGGACAGACTCCTCTCTTTTTATCAGCTGTGGGGAAGGATGAACATTCAGAGTCCGTCCTGCACTACTGTCACCACATG GTGTCCCAGTTCAAGGAGAACCTGTGCCAGGCACCCCTAGTTTGCATTGATGGAAATGTGCCTCTTTCCACTATTCAGTATGTCTGCCAACTAGCCAGAGAGCATCAGCTAGCAG TGTGCTATGAGCCAACAGATGAGAACAAGGCCTCTAAGCCATTCCTCTCAGACAGCTGGAAAGCGCTCACATACATTTCCCCCAACCTGCAAGAGCTAAGAGCAATAAACCGGACCCTTGGGAACCCTCTGCCAGCAG AGCTGCCATCCAGCTTGGAGGATGTTGTCCAGACTGCAGTGGCCTTGGCCTGCCCTTTGCTGGCCCACCTGCACTGTGTGGTGGTGACCCTCGGCGCTCACGGCATCCTCCTTTGTGGCAAGAGCCTAGGAGGGAGCATCTTGCTTTGTTCAGGAGCTCATGAACAG actgctgctgccagcctctgtGCCACCCACTACCCCGCCATCCACATCAGCAGGGAAGAGATAGTCAACGTCTCAGGAGCCGGCGACAG CTTAATGGCAGGAATCCTTGCAGGGATGCTTGCTAAACATGACACAGACACCTGTGTCCGGATGGGTCTGCTCGCTGCTAGCTTGTCTCTCCGTTCCTATGAGCCCATCTCCCCAGCAATCAGCACTTCCAGTGTTAGCCAGGAGCAAGTCaagagcaggagctggccaGAGGTGAAGGTATGGAAGATGGACTAG
- the LOC101920111 gene encoding uncharacterized protein LOC101920111 isoform X4 → MIGFHKTIHMHKMIRKITYSLGRHLPTVACGTTQVRRFLHGAYVRIQPFVQEALMKGRPVVALESTIITHGMAYPQNLRCMAREVEEIVTTNGAVPATVGILRGRIHVGLTDEELQFLASSKNVVKVSRRDLPFVLSQGLSGGTTVSGTMIVAHKAGIPVFVTGGIGGVHRGGENTLDVSADLTELGRTPVAVVSAGVKSILDIGRTLEYLETQGVCVAAFGESREFPAFFSRQSGFHAPYHVRDEEEAAELIASALGLGLSSGVLIAVPCPQERAASGQVIEEAIQQALGEARSKGITGKELTPFMLQKLNELTDGKSLDSNLALIQNNARVGSCIAVALSKLQKSRRKGHLPHQKDTAPPQPVVIGGINIDFIAKAQNPVILGGGQTNAGRVRRTFGGVGRNLADCLSRLGQTPLFLSAVGKDEHSESVLHYCHHMDMSAVLQLEGKSTATYCAVITSAGELSIGLGDMDIHHQITEQYVSQFKENLCQAPLVCIDGNVPLSTIQYVCQLAREHQLAVCYEPTDENKASKPFLSDSWKALTYISPNLQELRAINRTLGNPLPAELPSSLEDVVQTAVALACPLLAHLHCVVVTLGAHGILLCGKSLGGSILLCSGAHEQTAAASLCATHYPAIHISREEIVNVSGAGDSLMAGILAGMLAKHDTDTCVRMGLLAASLSLRSYEPISPAISTSSVSQEQVKSRSWPEVKVWKMD, encoded by the exons ATGATAGGATTCCATAa GACCATCCATATGCACAAGATGATTAGGAAGATTACCTATAGCCTGGGAAGACACTTGCCCACTGTGGCATGTGGGACCACCCAGGTGAGAAGATTTCTGCATG GTGCTTACGTCAGAATTCAGCCCTTCGTACAGGAAGCCCTGATGAAGGGGAGACCAGTTGTAGCGCTGGAGAGCACCATCATCACACATGGGATGGCCTATCCTCAGAATCTGAGGTG CATGGCCAGAGAAGTGGAAGAAATTGTGACAACAAATGGAGCAGTGCCAGCCACTGTAGGTATTTTAAGGGGTCGAATCCATGTGGGACTCACAGATGAAGAACTTCAGTTCTTGGCAAGCAGTAAAAATGTAGTTAAAGTGTCTCGGAGAGATCTTCCTTTCGTTCTCAGCCAG GGCTTGTCTGGTGGCACGACCGTGTCTGGAACAATGATTGTTGCACACAAAGCAGGAATCCCTGTGTTTGTGACGGGTGGCATAGGAGGTGTCCATCGAGGAGGAGAGAACA CTCTGGATGTGAGTGCTGATTTGACAGAGCTAGGACGAACTCCGGTTGCTGTTGTATCTGCAGGAGTCAAGTCTATCCTTGATATTGGCAGGACACTGGAATACCTG GAGACGCAGGGAGTCTGCGTGGCTGCCTTTGGAGAGTCAAGAGAGTTCCCAGCCTTCTTCTCGCGCCAGAGCGGCTTCCATGCACCATACCACGTCCGGGACGAAGAGGAGGCAGCTGAACTCATTG CCAGTGCTCTGGGGCTAGGCCTGAGCAGCGGGGTGCTGATAGCAGTTCCCTGTCCCCAGGAGCGAGCTGCCTCAGGCCAGGTCATCGAAGAGGCCATCCAGCAAGCTCTTGGCGAAGCCAG GTCCAAAGGGATCACAGGCAAAGAACTGACCCCTTTTATGTTACAGAAGCTCAATGAATTAACTGATGGGAAATCACTGGACTCCA ACCTTGCACTGATCCAGAACAATGCCAGAGTGGGCAGCTGCATTGCGGTGGCCCTGAGCAAACTACAGAAATCCAGAAGGAAGGGTCACCTGCCTCATCAAAAGGACACAGCCCCTCCTCAGCCA GTGGTGATTGGAGGTATCAACATTGACTTTATAGCCAAGGCGCAGAACCCTGTCATCCTG GGCGGTGGGCAAACAAATGCTGGAAGAGTGAGACGAACCTTTGGTGGCGTTGGAAGAAACTTGGCAG acTGCTTAAGCCGTCTTGGACAGACTCCTCTCTTTTTATCAGCTGTGGGGAAGGATGAACATTCAGAGTCCGTCCTGCACTACTGTCACCACATG GACATGAGCGCTGTCCTTCAGCTGGAGGGGAAGAGCACAGCCACTTACTGTGCTGTGATCACTAGTGCTGGGGAGCTCAGCATCGGCTTGGGAGATATGGACATCCACCACCAGATAACAGAGCAATAC GTGTCCCAGTTCAAGGAGAACCTGTGCCAGGCACCCCTAGTTTGCATTGATGGAAATGTGCCTCTTTCCACTATTCAGTATGTCTGCCAACTAGCCAGAGAGCATCAGCTAGCAG TGTGCTATGAGCCAACAGATGAGAACAAGGCCTCTAAGCCATTCCTCTCAGACAGCTGGAAAGCGCTCACATACATTTCCCCCAACCTGCAAGAGCTAAGAGCAATAAACCGGACCCTTGGGAACCCTCTGCCAGCAG AGCTGCCATCCAGCTTGGAGGATGTTGTCCAGACTGCAGTGGCCTTGGCCTGCCCTTTGCTGGCCCACCTGCACTGTGTGGTGGTGACCCTCGGCGCTCACGGCATCCTCCTTTGTGGCAAGAGCCTAGGAGGGAGCATCTTGCTTTGTTCAGGAGCTCATGAACAG actgctgctgccagcctctgtGCCACCCACTACCCCGCCATCCACATCAGCAGGGAAGAGATAGTCAACGTCTCAGGAGCCGGCGACAG CTTAATGGCAGGAATCCTTGCAGGGATGCTTGCTAAACATGACACAGACACCTGTGTCCGGATGGGTCTGCTCGCTGCTAGCTTGTCTCTCCGTTCCTATGAGCCCATCTCCCCAGCAATCAGCACTTCCAGTGTTAGCCAGGAGCAAGTCaagagcaggagctggccaGAGGTGAAGGTATGGAAGATGGACTAG